Proteins found in one Gardnerella vaginalis ATCC 14018 = JCM 11026 genomic segment:
- the sstT gene encoding serine/threonine transporter SstT, with amino-acid sequence MHKIIQKWNNIDLILRIVIGLFLGAALGLFVPAHVYVLDLIGKLFVSALKSVAPILVFCLVIGALAKAKSVGNMKLVIVLYAISTFTASLIAVCAAMIFPVDFTFAHVEAASSPSPQGIGEVLNSLVLNIVVNPVDALAKGNFIGILFWAIAFGVALRLAEPSTKAFFDNVSSAIGKIVHWIINAAPFGIMGLVYTTVASNGLRIFSEYGSVIALLVCTMAVVALIVNPILVFVLTGKNPYPLVLRTLRDSGVTAFFMRSSAANIPVNMNLCEKLGFNKDNYSVSIPLGSTINMSGAAITISIMALCAAHTLGIYVDIPTAVILSALSAVSAAGASGVAGGSLLLIPLACSSFGISNDIAMQVVAIGLIIGVIQDSCETALNSSTDVLFTAVGEYRMWQRAGLKFKMGMDHETVQLNK; translated from the coding sequence ATGCACAAGATTATTCAAAAGTGGAATAACATTGACCTTATTCTGCGTATTGTCATTGGTCTTTTTCTTGGCGCTGCACTTGGTCTTTTTGTGCCAGCTCACGTTTACGTGTTAGATCTTATTGGAAAGCTGTTTGTGAGCGCACTTAAATCCGTTGCGCCTATCTTGGTATTTTGCCTTGTGATTGGAGCGCTTGCAAAAGCAAAAAGTGTTGGAAACATGAAGCTTGTAATCGTGTTGTATGCGATTTCTACTTTCACTGCAAGCCTTATAGCTGTATGTGCAGCTATGATTTTCCCTGTTGACTTCACTTTTGCGCATGTTGAAGCAGCATCTTCACCATCTCCTCAAGGAATCGGTGAAGTTCTTAATTCTCTTGTGTTAAATATTGTGGTAAACCCTGTAGACGCTCTTGCTAAGGGAAACTTTATTGGTATTTTATTCTGGGCAATTGCTTTCGGTGTAGCGCTTCGTTTGGCTGAGCCTTCCACTAAAGCATTCTTTGACAACGTTTCGTCTGCTATTGGAAAAATTGTTCACTGGATTATTAACGCAGCGCCTTTTGGCATTATGGGTCTTGTTTATACAACAGTGGCAAGCAATGGTCTTCGTATTTTTAGTGAATACGGTTCCGTTATTGCATTGTTAGTGTGCACTATGGCTGTTGTTGCTTTGATTGTAAATCCTATTTTGGTTTTTGTTCTTACTGGCAAGAATCCGTATCCTCTTGTATTGCGAACATTGCGCGATTCGGGAGTTACAGCGTTCTTTATGCGTTCTTCTGCGGCAAATATTCCTGTAAATATGAATTTGTGCGAAAAACTAGGCTTTAACAAAGACAATTACTCTGTTTCTATACCACTTGGATCCACCATTAATATGAGTGGTGCTGCTATAACGATTTCGATTATGGCTTTGTGTGCTGCTCACACTCTTGGGATTTATGTTGATATTCCAACAGCCGTGATTTTGTCTGCGCTCTCTGCTGTTAGCGCTGCAGGTGCATCTGGTGTAGCTGGTGGCTCGCTTTTGCTTATACCTCTTGCGTGTTCGTCGTTTGGTATTTCAAACGATATTGCTATGCAAGTAGTTGCAATTGGTCTTATTATTGGCGTGATTCAGGATTCTTGCGAAACTGCACTTAATTCTTCCACAGATGTTCTCTTTACGGCAGTTGGTGAATATCGTATGTGGCAGCGTGCAGGTCTTAAATTTAAGATGGGCATGGATCACGAGACTGTGCAACTTAACAAGTAG
- a CDS encoding ATP-binding protein has translation MSYILRKKYLNKIKPFIDKPIVKVITGMRRVGKSTLLKMIQSELLVDVPQSRIIYINLESAQYLSVKNDFDLQRLITERSQQIEGKIYFFFDEIQLVSHWERVINALRVDYDCDIYLTGSNSKLLSGELATLLAGRYVSFEVLPFTFSEFVNLYQSLNLSIQELFQLYIKIGGMPPLHYFNGEEEPSFRYLNDIYNTVVVKDILEYNSIRDVDVFNRILLFCLDNIGQSFSANSLRKYFVSENRKVSVDTILNYLNFCQAAYLLKKVPRYDSVGKKLLTVEEKYYITDHGFRQAVGFSNVASIERILENIVYIELLSRGFQVQVGRINNQEIDFIATRQGETEYYQVSYLMASEETRSREFGVYRLVKDNYPKFVLSMDTMNFSQEGIIHKYLPDFLLEDNA, from the coding sequence ATGTCATATATATTACGTAAAAAATATCTTAATAAGATCAAACCTTTTATTGACAAGCCTATTGTGAAGGTGATTACAGGTATGAGACGAGTGGGAAAGTCCACTTTGTTAAAAATGATTCAATCTGAATTGCTTGTAGACGTTCCTCAAAGTCGTATTATTTATATCAATTTAGAATCAGCTCAATACTTATCTGTGAAAAATGATTTTGATCTGCAGAGATTAATTACGGAACGTAGTCAACAAATCGAAGGTAAAATATATTTTTTCTTTGATGAAATTCAATTAGTTTCTCACTGGGAACGTGTTATAAATGCGCTTAGAGTTGATTATGATTGCGATATTTATTTGACTGGTTCTAACTCAAAATTATTGTCCGGCGAGCTTGCCACCTTGCTTGCAGGGCGTTACGTAAGTTTTGAGGTGCTTCCTTTTACTTTTAGCGAATTCGTGAATTTGTATCAAAGTTTGAATTTAAGCATACAGGAATTATTTCAGCTATATATCAAAATTGGTGGTATGCCTCCTCTTCATTATTTTAATGGGGAAGAGGAGCCGAGTTTTAGATATTTAAACGACATTTATAATACCGTTGTTGTTAAGGATATACTTGAATACAATTCGATCCGAGATGTTGACGTATTTAATCGCATTTTACTTTTTTGTTTAGATAATATTGGACAAAGTTTTTCGGCTAATAGTTTACGTAAATATTTTGTTAGCGAAAATCGTAAAGTTTCAGTTGATACCATTTTGAATTACTTGAATTTTTGCCAAGCGGCGTATCTTCTGAAAAAAGTTCCACGCTATGACAGTGTTGGAAAAAAGTTATTGACGGTTGAGGAAAAATACTATATAACAGATCATGGTTTTAGACAAGCAGTAGGCTTCTCAAACGTTGCGTCAATTGAACGTATTCTAGAAAATATTGTCTATATTGAGCTTTTGTCTCGTGGTTTTCAGGTTCAAGTTGGTCGTATTAATAATCAAGAAATCGATTTCATTGCTACTAGACAAGGTGAAACTGAGTATTATCAAGTCTCTTATTTGATGGCTAGCGAAGAGACTCGTAGCCGGGAATTTGGTGTTTATCGATTGGTTAAGGATAATTATCCTAAATTCGTTTTATCTATGGATACAATGAATTTTTCGCAAGAAGGTATTATACACAAATATTTACCAGATTTTCTACTGGAAGATAATGCGTAA
- a CDS encoding GNAT family N-acetyltransferase yields MNLTDVQIKEYKKYNSKDILRLYDSVGWSSYTDDLVSLENGFNNSLKVLAAYKNDELVGIARAVGDGYTVVLIQDILVLPEYQRQGIGSALLNAIVDCYPNVRQIQLTTDCTEKTIAFYKSAGFIELSEIECCGFIKDRA; encoded by the coding sequence ATGAATTTAACAGACGTGCAAATAAAAGAGTATAAAAAATATAATAGCAAAGATATTTTAAGACTATATGATTCCGTTGGTTGGTCTTCGTATACAGATGATTTAGTTTCTTTAGAAAATGGCTTTAATAATTCACTCAAGGTTTTAGCTGCGTATAAAAATGATGAGCTGGTTGGAATTGCTAGAGCTGTTGGTGACGGATATACGGTTGTTCTTATTCAAGATATTCTTGTTTTGCCAGAGTATCAACGTCAGGGGATAGGCTCTGCTTTGTTAAATGCGATTGTGGATTGTTACCCTAATGTTCGTCAAATTCAATTAACCACGGATTGTACTGAAAAAACTATTGCTTTTTATAAATCTGCTGGTTTTATTGAGTTATCGGAAATCGAGTGCTGCGGTTTTATAAAGGACAGAGCATGA
- a CDS encoding ABC transporter permease, which produces MIRNNNQVETMRNKIIQNSKCARLHQYNQYSQYGHVSVLSSIRTGARVSIQSIPSLNSWNTAVIRMIIEPLLSTFLYVFLAGAVSGGFNGTASAAISAGFNHSLIASTLAAVMGACSISTSMTVSEALAWDRFEGTTPFVLTSAKVALPLWLGRIIALLTISLVSDAVTLFITMLVVSPSAFLMINMSALMLLFLIVPVASTGFGIAIAAISMMMNDVYTISNALSAILPIVCGVIAPISVFPKMMQYVLYVIPVTHVTQVSRSIVDGSVNVGVSLLVILVVGMLWAIVGVIIWNVGVAVQQRKGTLTNIGF; this is translated from the coding sequence ATGATACGAAATAATAATCAGGTTGAAACTATGCGAAATAAAATTATTCAAAATAGTAAGTGCGCTAGATTGCATCAATATAATCAATATTCTCAGTATGGTCACGTGAGCGTGTTATCTAGTATACGAACTGGTGCAAGAGTGAGTATACAGAGTATACCTAGCTTAAATAGTTGGAATACTGCTGTTATTCGTATGATTATTGAGCCTCTTTTATCCACGTTCTTATACGTTTTTCTAGCTGGAGCTGTAAGTGGAGGATTCAATGGAACAGCTAGTGCTGCAATTAGCGCGGGTTTTAATCATAGTTTGATTGCTTCAACTCTTGCTGCTGTGATGGGAGCGTGTTCTATTTCCACAAGTATGACTGTGTCAGAAGCACTAGCATGGGATCGTTTTGAAGGCACAACACCATTCGTGCTTACAAGCGCAAAAGTTGCATTACCATTATGGTTAGGTCGTATTATTGCGCTCTTGACTATTTCTTTAGTGAGTGATGCTGTGACTTTGTTTATAACAATGCTTGTAGTAAGCCCAAGTGCTTTCTTGATGATTAATATGAGTGCGTTGATGCTGTTGTTCCTTATTGTTCCTGTTGCTTCTACGGGATTTGGTATTGCTATAGCTGCTATAAGCATGATGATGAATGATGTTTATACTATTTCTAACGCGCTTAGTGCAATACTTCCTATTGTTTGTGGTGTGATTGCTCCGATTAGCGTATTTCCTAAGATGATGCAATACGTGTTATATGTGATTCCAGTAACTCATGTTACTCAAGTATCGCGTAGTATAGTTGATGGTTCTGTAAATGTTGGCGTATCGCTACTTGTGATTCTTGTTGTTGGCATGTTATGGGCAATTGTTGGTGTGATCATATGGAATGTTGGTGTGGCGGTTCAACAGCGTAAAGGTACTTTAACCAATATAGGGTTTTAG
- a CDS encoding ATP-binding cassette domain-containing protein produces MPQVLSVFITGLIQLAGMLLLIYTMGSLHSASTLLEVFVAFKLALSFFLQAFGFIAKDRCEMLLIALFRQLTFHRFVRLSVQNNDDETLQSSALTYPNQISQIAYGVDFVLSILQFIILFAICVVQYHENSIVAVLLLVLLCVGNLFLIRWIGVLWKNYVDLEGKRRNLLSKIIDKLPHASRVYRYNVGITAIEDARKAEERVLYKRIFPQLLSNIVEQGGLTLLLAGVVLVHVTIFPNALFNVGILFAIKYLYGAMQNNIVNYRVIRLALPMDKDLVQLEQNAMNNTLADATNISDSVVFDNKFALLSKEAGSSLNAYDSIVSSSKILVPCNPIMSQGLIEAWFDIASDDTRRKYENFLRLFNVSREVADRFLHNPETLSVGECQRVVLAMAFAQDVEYLVLDDVFSVLNPELRETVSQAMLSSQVHHIVLFARNPEYIPCVFYGNNSKQVTHSVVEENHLQNTCSDKTMQADCVESKIPTGAESRGKFIRTVRELFSASIICLPIATVLIVLAELMFVENIATNTNLNMLQSSALFASLLIVVGIIALNFPVYAVPIVRLTKLHNRLIMRLHKYSNIDNKGDVLGRLGDDFSDLQMSIPSAIAHVIFIIVQTVIVLAMTIAAVPQYVYIMIIMVPLSCLIWYAGSRLLNTAADKQAQYRDKFLGALSSLLSTRSLPQGAIFDSSRKYHYASSENKYWQRMRRFINIYTVRNCMMQSLSLVLEFSILYMLTVSSMNFASASAVLYFVVMLSSSLENVIETLQDSGVLTQTAQRVFSLENYERKQQAYKRNELAYQNLSKTIADSDISSVAIIGASGAGKSVLLRDWFDHNNTQNCMLIEDYLFDDNGAIVAPDFTSLTKCIGSQQRTVVMLDETFKSVTDADGCSEREIIVRAIRCAKTRNNKLVVVLHAQTNCDVFDKVINFDEY; encoded by the coding sequence ATGCCGCAGGTGTTATCAGTTTTTATTACTGGTTTGATACAGCTTGCTGGAATGTTGCTGCTTATTTATACGATGGGATCGTTGCATTCTGCTTCGACGCTGCTTGAAGTGTTTGTTGCGTTTAAGTTGGCGTTATCTTTCTTCTTACAAGCATTTGGTTTTATTGCTAAAGATCGTTGTGAAATGCTTCTTATCGCTTTGTTTCGTCAGCTTACTTTCCATCGTTTTGTGCGTTTATCTGTTCAGAATAATGATGATGAAACATTGCAGTCTTCGGCATTAACATATCCAAATCAGATAAGTCAGATAGCTTATGGTGTTGATTTTGTGTTATCAATATTGCAGTTTATTATTCTTTTTGCTATCTGTGTTGTTCAATATCACGAGAATAGTATTGTAGCGGTTTTACTATTAGTTCTATTATGCGTTGGTAATTTGTTCCTTATACGTTGGATTGGCGTATTGTGGAAGAACTATGTGGATTTAGAAGGTAAACGTCGTAATCTTCTCAGTAAAATTATTGATAAACTTCCTCACGCTTCAAGAGTGTATCGTTATAATGTTGGTATTACGGCGATTGAAGATGCGCGTAAAGCAGAAGAAAGAGTGTTGTATAAGCGCATATTTCCTCAATTATTGAGTAATATTGTTGAGCAAGGTGGGTTGACATTACTGCTTGCTGGTGTTGTTCTTGTTCATGTAACTATTTTTCCAAATGCGTTGTTTAATGTTGGAATTCTTTTTGCGATTAAATATTTGTATGGCGCCATGCAGAATAATATTGTGAATTATCGCGTGATTCGGCTTGCTCTTCCAATGGACAAGGATTTAGTGCAATTAGAGCAAAATGCTATGAATAATACTCTCGCGGATGCTACTAATATTTCTGATTCTGTTGTGTTTGATAATAAGTTCGCTCTTTTGTCTAAAGAAGCTGGATCGTCGTTGAATGCGTATGATTCCATTGTTAGCAGTAGTAAAATATTGGTGCCTTGTAATCCTATTATGTCGCAGGGGCTTATTGAAGCTTGGTTTGATATTGCGAGCGATGATACTCGTCGGAAGTACGAAAACTTCTTGCGTTTATTTAATGTGTCACGTGAGGTTGCGGATAGGTTTTTGCATAATCCTGAAACGTTATCTGTTGGTGAGTGTCAACGCGTGGTGCTGGCTATGGCGTTTGCTCAAGACGTGGAATATTTGGTGCTTGATGACGTGTTTTCTGTGTTAAATCCAGAGCTTCGAGAAACAGTTTCACAAGCTATGCTAAGTTCTCAAGTTCATCATATTGTTTTATTTGCACGTAATCCAGAGTATATTCCTTGCGTGTTTTATGGTAACAACTCTAAGCAAGTCACGCATAGTGTGGTTGAAGAAAATCATTTGCAGAATACTTGTAGTGATAAAACTATGCAAGCGGATTGTGTGGAATCGAAAATTCCTACAGGTGCAGAATCACGTGGTAAGTTCATTAGAACTGTGCGCGAATTATTCTCCGCTAGTATTATTTGTTTGCCGATAGCAACAGTACTCATAGTTCTTGCTGAGTTAATGTTTGTAGAGAATATTGCTACGAACACCAACTTAAATATGCTTCAGTCTTCTGCATTGTTTGCAAGCTTGCTTATTGTAGTTGGTATTATTGCTCTTAATTTTCCTGTATATGCTGTGCCAATTGTGAGACTTACAAAACTGCATAATCGTTTGATTATGCGTTTGCATAAGTATTCAAATATTGATAATAAAGGTGATGTTTTAGGTAGACTTGGGGATGATTTTTCTGACTTACAGATGAGTATTCCTAGTGCTATTGCACACGTTATTTTTATTATTGTTCAAACAGTAATAGTTCTTGCTATGACAATTGCTGCAGTACCGCAGTACGTATACATAATGATTATTATGGTGCCGTTATCTTGTCTCATATGGTATGCCGGTTCTCGATTACTTAATACGGCTGCGGATAAACAAGCACAATATCGCGATAAGTTCTTAGGAGCATTATCGTCGTTATTATCAACGCGAAGCTTACCGCAAGGTGCTATTTTTGATAGTTCGCGCAAGTATCATTATGCTTCGTCAGAAAATAAGTATTGGCAGCGTATGCGTCGTTTTATCAATATTTACACAGTGAGAAATTGCATGATGCAAAGTCTTTCTTTAGTGTTGGAATTTTCAATACTTTATATGCTTACAGTATCATCAATGAATTTTGCTTCTGCTAGTGCTGTGTTGTATTTTGTGGTAATGCTGTCGTCAAGCTTGGAAAATGTGATTGAAACTTTGCAAGATTCAGGAGTTTTAACCCAGACTGCTCAGCGAGTTTTCAGTTTGGAAAATTATGAGCGTAAGCAGCAAGCGTATAAGAGGAATGAATTAGCATACCAGAATCTTAGTAAAACTATTGCTGATAGTGATATTTCTTCAGTTGCTATTATTGGCGCTAGTGGTGCTGGTAAATCAGTATTGTTGCGAGATTGGTTTGATCATAACAATACTCAGAATTGTATGCTGATTGAAGATTACTTATTTGATGATAACGGTGCTATTGTTGCTCCAGATTTCACGTCGCTCACAAAGTGTATTGGTTCTCAGCAGCGAACTGTTGTTATGTTGGATGAGACGTTCAAAAGTGTAACTGATGCTGATGGTTGTAGTGAACGTGAAATAATTGTGCGAGCTATTAGATGTGCTAAAACGAGGAATAACAAGCTTGTAGTTGTGTTGCACGCGCAAACTAATTGTGATGTATTTGATAAAGTGATTAATTTTGATGAATATTAA
- a CDS encoding ABC transporter ATP-binding protein, which translates to MNNNIEDATNSRDNNNKQSTSNLILRIDNITRSYSRGFGRKKTTRQVLHNVSFDIHSGEIFCLLGPNGAGKTTTVKIVGTLLAPDSGSVRIANIDAVSNPREARKHVSLLLGGERGFYQRLSALDNLRYFADLSAVPYREQGKRIHDALEQVDLLDKAHDAVQTFSRGMWQRLHIARSLVARTDLMLLDEPTTGLDPENARKVREIIHALRDQGIAILLTTHEMSEAEKLADTVAVINHGNIIAQGSVQQLASLQHIDHVTMYAYDGELSSGTPSVKEELQKLDGVLWCDVFESHGVLNITIAWSKTLSQERNIKIPVDGITRLGDRAASLEETYLAIVQNDNISAPNISTSSAATPSSSPSLLPLSK; encoded by the coding sequence ATGAATAATAATATAGAAGACGCAACTAATAGTCGCGATAACAATAATAAGCAGTCAACTAGCAACTTAATATTGCGTATTGATAATATAACAAGATCTTATTCTCGTGGATTCGGTCGTAAGAAAACAACTCGCCAAGTTTTACATAACGTATCTTTTGATATTCATTCTGGTGAAATATTTTGCTTGCTTGGCCCTAATGGTGCAGGTAAAACAACTACCGTAAAAATTGTTGGTACGTTGTTAGCTCCTGATAGTGGTAGTGTTCGTATTGCCAATATTGATGCTGTGAGTAATCCTCGAGAAGCGCGTAAGCACGTGTCGTTACTTCTTGGAGGTGAGCGAGGATTTTATCAAAGGTTAAGTGCATTAGATAATCTTCGTTATTTTGCTGATCTTTCTGCTGTTCCATATAGGGAGCAAGGAAAGCGTATTCACGATGCTCTTGAGCAAGTTGATTTACTTGATAAAGCTCATGATGCTGTTCAAACTTTTTCAAGGGGAATGTGGCAGCGGTTACATATTGCTCGATCGCTGGTCGCTAGAACGGATCTTATGCTTTTAGATGAGCCTACCACTGGTTTGGATCCTGAAAATGCTAGGAAAGTACGTGAAATTATTCATGCTTTACGAGATCAAGGAATAGCGATTTTGCTAACTACGCATGAGATGAGTGAGGCTGAAAAATTAGCTGATACTGTTGCTGTAATAAATCACGGTAATATTATCGCTCAGGGAAGTGTTCAGCAGTTGGCTTCTTTGCAGCATATTGATCATGTAACAATGTACGCGTATGACGGTGAACTATCAAGCGGAACTCCTAGTGTTAAGGAAGAATTGCAAAAACTTGATGGAGTGCTGTGGTGTGATGTTTTTGAATCACACGGAGTGTTAAATATTACTATCGCGTGGAGTAAAACATTATCTCAAGAACGAAATATTAAAATTCCTGTTGATGGGATTACGCGTTTAGGTGATCGCGCTGCAAGTTTGGAAGAAACGTATCTTGCTATTGTGCAAAATGACAATATTTCTGCACCAAATATTTCTACTTCTTCTGCTGCTACGCCGTCTTCTTCGCCGTCCTTGCTCCCATTAAGTAAGTAG
- the epsC gene encoding serine O-acetyltransferase EpsC, with protein MNDRLDLINQLNSINDSDIRQATFIPNYRNIIALIHATQALLLPELHVRNESNEATQLNASLNTNASLNTVTSNALDTIERIIFHELQCYTSNTIKIRETCNQFINTLPTIKKLLLTDIQAMYEGDPACTSKVEVTLAYPGFYAMLIHRTAHALYELNVPLIPRLMSEYAHRKTGIDIHPGAKIGAYFCIDHGTGIVIGETTVIGEHVKLYQGVTLGAKSFALDDCGNPVKGGKRHPNIGNNVVIYANATILGGETTIGSGSIIAANAWINRSIPANTTYHFPKA; from the coding sequence ATGAATGATCGCCTTGATCTTATAAATCAACTAAACTCAATTAACGATTCAGACATAAGACAAGCTACATTCATACCTAATTACCGAAATATTATTGCGCTCATACATGCGACTCAGGCTCTACTTTTGCCTGAGTTGCATGTGCGCAATGAAAGCAACGAGGCTACACAACTCAACGCTAGTTTGAATACTAACGCTAGTTTAAATACCGTTACTTCAAACGCATTAGACACTATAGAACGCATTATATTCCACGAACTTCAATGCTACACAAGCAACACAATTAAAATTCGAGAAACTTGCAATCAATTTATAAATACTCTTCCTACAATTAAAAAGTTACTTTTAACAGATATTCAAGCCATGTATGAAGGCGATCCTGCTTGCACAAGCAAAGTAGAAGTCACACTCGCATACCCTGGTTTTTATGCGATGCTTATTCACCGCACAGCTCACGCACTATACGAACTTAACGTACCGCTAATTCCTAGACTTATGAGCGAATATGCACACAGAAAAACTGGAATCGACATTCATCCAGGAGCAAAAATTGGCGCATATTTCTGCATAGATCATGGAACCGGTATTGTAATTGGCGAAACAACTGTAATCGGCGAGCATGTTAAACTTTACCAAGGCGTAACGCTGGGTGCGAAAAGTTTTGCGCTAGATGATTGTGGAAATCCTGTAAAAGGCGGAAAGCGTCATCCGAATATTGGAAATAACGTAGTAATCTACGCAAACGCAACAATCTTAGGCGGAGAAACCACAATTGGAAGCGGAAGTATAATCGCAGCAAACGCGTGGATTAACCGCAGCATTCCTGCAAACACAACCTACCACTTCCCTAAAGCCTAA
- a CDS encoding MFS transporter, which produces MKSIFSKNNIFIRMRSISPALRWALVGFCFSMLGNQAYEGSVLPSIIIVGLPAWVIGFRKTFMTVADFLSPCFGWIVDKLGGFRALAMTEGVEGVLSLLPLLMLGSPAWKWSLVALSCALLITGQVIDIASEVFEVDAAGGDDGMIVNYSGIVSILASITGTLLGSPLGSWIASWSIPAVLIFSSVTSFAACATRFIMKQDIAQASCEIEEKAQASNEVEETPQDVEEASKESKENQENDVDSKSASNKSANPLLKSKIMLLAGSLLVAFIPACSVSYILLGLGKQYGSKSLTILYIFTGVGSVLASVLYAHSSQKLGLRKVAILGIAVSLLAYCLMFINLLPMMCFAFLLEAIGGMLLVEPIIVARQILFKGSALAKFSGWARLAFAIGATTGSWIGFAFSSAFQWQLLPILALIFTAGLLVVLPQLPNTSYAD; this is translated from the coding sequence GTGAAGTCAATATTTAGCAAGAATAATATTTTTATTCGTATGAGATCTATTAGCCCAGCATTGCGATGGGCGCTGGTTGGCTTCTGTTTTTCTATGCTCGGTAACCAAGCGTATGAAGGCTCGGTTTTGCCTTCTATTATTATTGTGGGCTTGCCGGCTTGGGTGATTGGTTTTCGTAAGACTTTTATGACGGTTGCCGATTTTCTTTCGCCATGCTTTGGTTGGATAGTTGATAAGCTTGGCGGTTTTCGCGCTCTTGCTATGACTGAAGGCGTAGAAGGCGTGCTCAGTTTACTACCGCTTCTTATGCTTGGATCTCCTGCGTGGAAGTGGTCGCTTGTAGCTCTTTCTTGCGCATTGTTGATTACAGGTCAAGTGATTGACATTGCTAGCGAAGTTTTCGAGGTTGATGCTGCAGGTGGCGATGACGGTATGATTGTCAACTACAGCGGCATTGTTAGTATTTTGGCAAGTATTACAGGAACCTTGCTCGGCTCTCCGCTTGGATCTTGGATTGCAAGCTGGTCGATTCCTGCGGTTTTGATTTTCTCGTCCGTCACTTCTTTTGCGGCTTGTGCTACGCGATTTATTATGAAACAAGACATTGCGCAAGCGTCTTGCGAAATAGAGGAAAAAGCGCAAGCGTCTAATGAAGTAGAAGAAACACCGCAAGATGTAGAGGAAGCGTCGAAAGAATCGAAAGAAAATCAAGAAAATGATGTTGATTCCAAATCTGCATCTAATAAATCTGCGAATCCATTACTAAAGAGTAAAATCATGCTTCTTGCTGGATCTCTTTTGGTTGCTTTTATTCCTGCATGCTCTGTTTCCTATATTCTTCTTGGTCTAGGTAAGCAATATGGCTCTAAATCTTTAACAATACTGTATATTTTCACTGGTGTAGGAAGCGTGCTCGCATCCGTTTTGTATGCGCATTCGTCTCAAAAGCTCGGTTTAAGAAAAGTGGCGATTTTAGGTATTGCTGTGAGCTTGCTTGCTTATTGTCTTATGTTTATTAATCTTTTGCCAATGATGTGCTTTGCATTCTTACTTGAAGCGATTGGCGGAATGCTACTAGTAGAGCCGATTATTGTTGCGCGTCAGATTCTGTTTAAGGGGAGTGCTCTCGCTAAGTTTTCTGGTTGGGCGCGCCTCGCATTTGCGATTGGTGCTACTACTGGTTCTTGGATTGGATTTGCATTCTCATCGGCGTTCCAATGGCAGCTTTTGCCTATACTCGCGCTGATTTTCACAGCAGGATTGCTTGTTGTTTTGCCTCAATTACCCAATACGAGTTATGCAGATTAG
- a CDS encoding DUF1016 N-terminal domain-containing protein, whose amino-acid sequence MSTLLTQLSWSNHLKIISGSKSKEEREFYINLAINENLTRRELVRQMDSGYYERYMLSNSNNLPAIQRVKQETHNLFMDSYVLEFIHAPELGNEREFQKSILENLKHLGFVNKWQTF is encoded by the coding sequence GTGTCAACGTTGTTGACACAATTGAGCTGGTCTAATCATTTGAAAATAATATCTGGATCTAAGAGTAAAGAAGAAAGAGAATTCTACATTAACTTAGCTATTAACGAGAATCTAACTCGCCGAGAGTTGGTAAGGCAGATGGACAGTGGCTATTATGAGCGTTATATGCTTTCAAATAGTAATAATTTGCCTGCTATACAAAGGGTAAAACAAGAGACGCATAATTTGTTTATGGACAGTTATGTTTTAGAATTTATCCATGCTCCCGAGCTTGGTAATGAAAGAGAATTTCAGAAGTCAATTCTAGAGAATTTGAAGCATTTGGGATTTGTTAATAAATGGCAAACCTTTTAA